Proteins encoded together in one Lathyrus oleraceus cultivar Zhongwan6 chromosome 5, CAAS_Psat_ZW6_1.0, whole genome shotgun sequence window:
- the LOC127080198 gene encoding uncharacterized protein LOC127080198, with protein sequence MGIQLADGDNGDDGGARESRQFLHALTVDGVNQLKRNGEDVDEVKVMEKILHTLNPSFDFIVTNIEENKDLKTMTIEQLMGSLQAYEEKQKRKIKQKEAMEQLLQLNIKEANYANYKSQRGQGRGQDRGRGRGHGGEGRDIYNNYSNNGERSWNPQATRGRGRGNSWSRCDKSQIKCFNYNKIGHYASECRFSKKVVEKANFVEEKGREEETLLLAC encoded by the exons ATGGGGATTCAACTGGCAGATGGTGATAACGGTGACGACGGAGGTGCTCGAGAATCACGACAGTTTCTTCACGCATTAACGGTTGATGGAG TCAATCAACTTAAAAGAAATGGTGAAGATGTTGATGAGGTAAAAGTCATGGAGAAAATACTTCACACTTTAAATCCAAGTTTTGACTTCATTGTTACCAACATTGAAGAAAACAAGGATTTAAAGACCATGACTATCGAGCAACTCATGGGTTCCTTACAAGCATAcgaagaaaaacaaaagagaaaaattaaaCAAAAGGAGGCTATGGAGCAACTACTACAACTCAACATAAAGGAAGCAAATTATGCGAATTACAAGAGCCAAAGAGGACAAGGTCGTGGCCAAGATCGTGGGCGTGGAAGAGGACATGGAGGAGAAGGAAGAGACATTTACAATAACTACTCTAACAATGGAGAAAGAAGTTGGAATCCACAAGCAACAAGAGGTCGTGGAAGAGGAAATTCATGGTCGAGGTGTGACAAATCACAAATCAAGTGCTTCAACTACAACAAGATCGGTCACTATGCATCTGAGTGTAGATTCTCGAAGAAAGTTGTGGAGAAAGCTAACTTTGTAGAAGAAAAAGGCAGAGAAGAAGAAACTTTGTTGCTCGCGTGCTAA